The stretch of DNA GTTCCCGAAAGAAATCAAGGCGAAAATGAACACCGCCGGCGCCCGGGCTTTCGTGGAGTTCATGGTGGCTCCCGAAACCCAGAAAATGATTGGGCAGTTTGGGGTGGATAAGTTTGGCCAGCCGTTGTTCTATCCCGATGCCGGAAAGAAAGAGGAAGACCTGGGGAAGTAGCATCAGTACAACGCCGCGGCCAACCCTTGACAGAAGTCTTGTCAAGGGTTTAGTTTTTTATTTTAGTAACCGGACAATTGACAAAATCCTAGCCAACATATATTATGTGATTAACAATATATCAGAATATTATCATATAGGAGGTTGCCATGGAGGAACTGATTTATAAAATGGAGGCTGATTTACTAAAATCGCTTGGCCATCCAACTAGAATTAGAATTCTGGAATTTCTCCATGATAAGGAGATGTGTGCCTGTGAAATTCACCCAGCACTGGATCTGGAGCAATCGAATGTCTCACAGCACCTGGCAGTCCTGCGTGAGAGAGGGATTTTGGAAACCAGACGTGAAGGAACCATGATCATCTATCGGGTCAGGGATCCAAAGGTTTTTGAGCTGCTTGAACTGCTGCAGGACATTATTCTCTCACAACTGGGAGAAACTAAAAATATTGTTGAGCATCTAAAGAAGAAAAAAGACAGAACTCGCAAAGAGGGATAACTCGTGTTAACAAAATTTACTGATTTAGCATTGGATGAACCTATCACCTGGTACTCACCTGGGTGATTCGGTACACTTCTTTATCTTGCGGAATGTTTTGAAGCCCAAACTGATCGCAATTTTTGCTGGAATACTGGCCGTGGCGATAACGGTTGTTGGCTATTTGTTTAATGCAATTTTATAAACACAAATCTAATAAACACGAAAGGAAGAAAGGAGACGAAAACTGTGGATATCAAGATTCTTGGTCCTGGATGTCAGCGGTGCCAAGCCTTAGAGAAACTTACTTTTGACACTCTGGCCGAATTGGATGTAGCAGCTGATGTGGAGAAGGTAACAGACATTAAGCAGATCATGGGGTATGGCGTAATGAGCACCCCTGGTCTGGTGATTAATGGAAAAGTCAAACTGTTTGGTCGGGTACCGACAAAGGGAGAACTGAAAGAATTGATTAAAGAGGAACTATAAACACGTCATATTTTCTCAAATTTTTCTAAGATATTATTGGGAGGTGGGAAAAATTTATTTTTTTATCGAATTGTGGACATGAAAGCATTATGATAAAATATAAAAGGTGTAATTTTGCGTAAGTCCCGCAACCTAATTCACACAAAAGTCAAAAGGGGGCTATTTATAGTGGGCAATGCGTCGAACGAGAAATTATTTGGTGATGCCCCACTTTTCCTGTTGTTGGGCTGGTTTTTATTCTTTTTATTCTTCTTGTTCACGCCAAAGTTTAGCGGACTTGTTGCCATTATTATGGGGACGGTGGCGGGCATGAAAGGAGATGAACGGGGAGTAATTTTGATTAAAGCCGGGGCCGGCCTGTTATTGGTGATGATGGTTGTGGGAATCATTTGGGGTTATTTCATGTAATTCTGGGATTAACAGTTTGGTTAAAATAAGTTAAGCGCTCTAACTGTGTGGTTTTGAGCGCTTTTTAAGTTGGCTAGATTATTAGGAATTGTACATTTCTCTTGGTATTTTAATAGCAGGAATATTAATTTAAAGCTGAAAATAGGTTAAACAAAGTAGAAAGCTGCCGCAATGATCAGGTAAGCCACGATCAGTTGAGCTCCTTCCAACCAGTTTGATTCTCCGTCCAGGCTGATAAAAATGGCGATCAGGACGGCTGAGGCCAGGGCGATGATCTCGTAATAGTTGAAAAAAAGGTTCATCGGGTTGCCCCAGACATAGCTCAAAAACACCAGGATCGGCGTGACCAGTAGGGCAATCTGAGAACTGGAGCCAACAGCAATTTCCACGGCGATGTTCATCTGGTTTTTAAGGGCCATAATTAACGCGGTGGAGTGCTCCGCGGCGTTACCAATAATTGGGATGATCACGATCCCAACAAAGAATTGGGACCACCGCAGGGCCTGTGTTACAGGTTCGATGCTGCTAACCAGGAGTTCAGCTTCCAGGGCCACCAGGACGGTACTAATGAACAGCATCAGGAGAGCTTTACCCCGGCTCCAGGTGGCTTCGTGGGTTTCCTCGTGCCGAACACCCAGCGGGTCGGTGCCGCGGAATGATGCCAGCATGCTGGCCAGATAGACGATAAAGAGCAGGCTGGCAATGATTAGACTTAGTTCATTGAGTTTGTATATCTGTCCGTGGACGGCTTTTTGGAAGAATGTTGCCGGAATAACCAGAGCGATCACGGCCAGGAACATCAAGGAAGTCTGGTTGGCGGTATTCTGCCGGTGGAAATACTGGGTACCGTTGCGAATCCCGCCCAATAGCATCGAGAAGCCCAGCACCAAGAGGATGTTGCCCAGGATGGAGCCTGCTAATGAGGCTTTAATTACCTCAAACAAACCTTTTTTCAGGGCAAATAAGGTTATAATCAGTTCAGTGGCATTGCCCAAGGTGGCGTTTAAAAAGCTGCCGATTTTTGGCCCAAAATAGAAAGCCAGTTCTTCGGTAGCTTTACCCATCAGACCAGCCAAAGGGATGATCGCGAGGCTGGCCGCAAAAAAGAGCGGCACCTGACGGTGCGTCAGTTCAAAGTAGAGGCTGAAGGGGATGGCGAGGTAAAGATAGTTGAGTGGGTTAATAGTTGACGGCTTGCTGGTCAAATTGCATGCCTCCTTGTGTTTTGGGGACCAGGATCTAATTTGTCCCGGATCAAGATTAACCATTCCCGAATGAGGGGGGTGAACACATGAATAATCTAATTCGAATCGGAGTTGGTGCGCTGGTACAGGATGACTGTAACAGGATTCTGCTGGTCAAGCATGGCTACCGGAGTTACTGGTATGACCGCTGGATATTACCAGGTGGTATGTTAGAGCCGGGAGAGACCCTAGTTGACTGTGCGAAAAGAGAGGTTTTTGAAGAGACAGGTTTGGAGGTGGTAATTGGGCCGCACCTGATTACTTTCGAGCGGATCGTTAAAACTGAAACGGGGGTTATTTTACACGTGGTGTACGTCGATTTCTGGGCCAGGGCTATTGGAGGTATCCTGGCGCCGGGAGATGATGTAGGTGAAGCAATGTGGGCCAAAGTAGAAGAACTCAGCAAGCTTTGGCCGGCTATCCACGAGGATACCCAGATTATTTTACGGGCTGCTAACTTGTTACCATTAATGCATGGGGATAGAGATGGAGACAGATGAACGGTGGTTTGAACCGATTTCGCTAACGAGGTGCCTAAATGACAATTCGTTTGCTCCATACTGCTGATTTACATCTGGATAGACCCCTGCTGTATCTGGGTGATCAACGGAAGACACGGAGGCAGGAACTGCTCGGGACGGTCACCAAACTCGTTGACCTGGCCCTGGCTCTGTCCGTCGATGCAGTATTGATCTGTGGCGACCTGTTTGACGGGACCCGGGCTGATTCTGCTCCTTGGGTCAGGATTGAATTTGAGCGTCTGGCTATTCAAGATATTTACGTGCTGATTGTGCCAGGCAACCATGATCCTCTGCCCGCCTGCCAGGCTTACACCTATGGCTGGCCGGACAATGTTCATGTATTTCAAGCCGGGGGCTGGTCGACCTTTGACCGGATTCCTGGCGTCACCTTCTATGGGCTACCATTTCAGGCACAAAACCAGGGTGAGCGAGTTCTGCAGGGATTTAAGCGGGCTGAATGTCCCGGGTGGCATGTGGGGTTGCTGCACGGACAGGTGCGGCTGGCTAGTATTCAAGCCGAAGACTATCAACCCGTTACGGCTGAGGATATTGCCGGCTGTGGACTGGACTATCTGGCATTAGGTCATTACCACCGCTTCCTTGACTGTACCCGGGGGTCAACCCGCGCCTATTACCCGGGGTCACCTCACCGGCTTGACTTCACGCCGGGTATTTCCCCGCAAGTCCTGCTGGTGACCCTTGATGCCACAACTTCGATCCAGGTTGAACCGGTACCTCTCCCAGACCGACCTTTCTTAGCTTGGGAGTTTAATGTTGCCCAGCCGGAAAATATTTATCGACAGCTACGTTTGTCTCAGGACCCCCGGGCGTGTGCCCGGCTGAAACTGGTTGGCCAGACAGAAGCCAGTGTAGCCTCCCTGGTCGCTGACCTGCGGGAGAAGTTTCAGTCCGCCTACTTCAGTCTGGTCATTGAGGATCAGACACAAATGGCCATTACCGATGGTGACTCCGCTTCGACCATCATTGGTGTTTTTAAACGTCGGATTGAAGAACGGCTGGCCAAGTGCTCTGATGAGGCGGAACGCCGCCGGCTTCAGCTCGCCTATTACTACGGGCTGGCGGCCCTGAGGGGAGAGAAATTGCCGTGAAGCTCAGATCTATTCGCTTGCTGGGGTTTGGTCAGTTTAAGAATTACCCCGAAGTTGAGTTCGGCCAGGGTTTAAACGTGTTGGTGGGGCACAATGAAGCTGGTAAGTCCACGCTGGTAGACGCCATCTTGATGCTGCTGTTTGGCGTAACGAAAAAGGATACCTTGTTTCGTCGCTACCGACCGTTAGATGGAGGAAACTTTGCCGCCGTCATGGTAGTGGAAACCAGTGACGGCAAATTATGGCGAGTGGAGCGTGATTTTGCCCGCGGGAGGCTGGAGATCAGTGCTCAAACGAACGCTGGCTGGACTGTGGTTGGCTCCCGGTCAGCGAACCCCATCCTGACCGACCTGGGCATCACCAGTTTGAACCTGTGTCGGAGTACGATTTTGGTCAGCCGCAGTGATGTGGTTATCCAGGGCCCAGAGCAGAAAGCGTTAGGGCAAGCAATTGCGGCCAGGGTGACGGGAGGAGAGACAGAGATCGTTGCCCAGAAGGCCCTGCGGGATCTAGAACAG from Bacillota bacterium encodes:
- a CDS encoding winged helix-turn-helix transcriptional regulator, whose translation is MEELIYKMEADLLKSLGHPTRIRILEFLHDKEMCACEIHPALDLEQSNVSQHLAVLRERGILETRREGTMIIYRVRDPKVFELLELLQDIILSQLGETKNIVEHLKKKKDRTRKEG
- a CDS encoding thioredoxin family protein — encoded protein: MDIKILGPGCQRCQALEKLTFDTLAELDVAADVEKVTDIKQIMGYGVMSTPGLVINGKVKLFGRVPTKGELKELIKEEL
- the cax gene encoding calcium/proton exchanger; translation: MVNLDPGQIRSWSPKHKEACNLTSKPSTINPLNYLYLAIPFSLYFELTHRQVPLFFAASLAIIPLAGLMGKATEELAFYFGPKIGSFLNATLGNATELIITLFALKKGLFEVIKASLAGSILGNILLVLGFSMLLGGIRNGTQYFHRQNTANQTSLMFLAVIALVIPATFFQKAVHGQIYKLNELSLIIASLLFIVYLASMLASFRGTDPLGVRHEETHEATWSRGKALLMLFISTVLVALEAELLVSSIEPVTQALRWSQFFVGIVIIPIIGNAAEHSTALIMALKNQMNIAVEIAVGSSSQIALLVTPILVFLSYVWGNPMNLFFNYYEIIALASAVLIAIFISLDGESNWLEGAQLIVAYLIIAAAFYFV
- a CDS encoding NUDIX domain-containing protein gives rise to the protein MNNLIRIGVGALVQDDCNRILLVKHGYRSYWYDRWILPGGMLEPGETLVDCAKREVFEETGLEVVIGPHLITFERIVKTETGVILHVVYVDFWARAIGGILAPGDDVGEAMWAKVEELSKLWPAIHEDTQIILRAANLLPLMHGDRDGDR